The following coding sequences lie in one Verrucomicrobia bacterium CG1_02_43_26 genomic window:
- a CDS encoding leucine--tRNA ligase: MATNCTDYDFRKIEEHWQSFWDNKKTFQAKDFENKPTYYILDMFPYPSGSGLHIGHPEGYTATDIIGRYKKASGHNVLHPMGWDAFGLPAEQHALSTGIHPAINTADNIKNFKQQLKNLGFGFDWDREINTTDPNYYQWTQWIFLQLFKKGLAYVDEKPVWWCPELATVLANEEVIDGRSERGNYPVERRNLRQWVLRITAYAERLLDDLEDLDWPESTKRQQIAWIGRSEGSEVHFSIDGQPEEELIAFTTRVDTLFGTTYIAVAPEHPILSKIVTKEHASSVNAYVEQAKSKSDLNRTDLAKDKSGEFTGSYAINPINNARIPIWVADYVLMSYGTGVVMGVPAHDDRDYEFTQKFNLPVIQVLEEEGQTIPFKTTKGKLIHSGPFDGLSIEEGKKQITEALVKNGHGRFMVNYKLRDWLFSRQRYWGEPFPIIWFDEASFQQLSKYKDSPFQEFMPKESVQYTQNGKVLYAIPLPRMQLPLLLPEVESYKPSGTGESPLAHAESWLNVWVNLKTGEIISSEQQKPEGEAWVAATRETNTMPQWAGSCWYYLRYLDPRNNEGLVDKKLEDYWKMPDLYVGGAEHAVLHLLYARFWHQVLFDLGIVSDKEPFKRLVHQGIILGEMEYTAYYNASGEPVSDQFRQDNDTDSRTGELLEARRVSEDMVEKKGEHFVLKGHPDVRVDGRCYKMSKSRGNVVNPDQIIAEYGADSLRLYEMFLGPLEAMKPWNTKGIEGVVRFLRKTWRVYIDQEGAINKTIQENIKESEETDQLLHATIKKVTDDIEALRFNTAISQMMVFTNHLQKAKFIAKETAEQYLQLIAPFAPHFAEELWERLGNKPSIVNAPWPTFEAGKLESNEAKVIIQVNGKLRGEILVTKGTAQGDVLAKVKALEKVAIVLEGKTIVKEIYVPEKIVNLVVK, from the coding sequence ATGGCAACAAACTGTACTGACTACGATTTTCGCAAAATAGAAGAGCATTGGCAATCTTTCTGGGATAATAAAAAGACGTTTCAAGCAAAAGACTTCGAAAACAAGCCCACATACTACATCCTAGACATGTTTCCCTACCCTTCCGGTTCCGGTCTTCACATCGGCCACCCCGAGGGCTATACCGCAACAGACATCATCGGCAGATATAAAAAGGCGAGTGGCCACAATGTATTACACCCTATGGGCTGGGATGCTTTCGGCCTTCCCGCAGAGCAGCATGCATTATCAACGGGTATCCACCCAGCGATCAACACAGCAGATAACATAAAGAACTTTAAGCAACAGCTCAAGAACCTTGGTTTCGGATTCGATTGGGATCGGGAAATCAACACCACCGACCCAAACTATTACCAATGGACCCAATGGATATTCCTCCAATTATTTAAAAAAGGCCTGGCCTATGTGGATGAAAAGCCTGTTTGGTGGTGCCCGGAGCTCGCTACTGTTCTCGCCAATGAAGAAGTCATAGACGGCCGTTCTGAACGAGGAAACTACCCCGTTGAACGCAGAAATCTTCGCCAATGGGTACTGCGCATCACAGCCTATGCTGAAAGATTACTAGATGACCTAGAAGATTTAGATTGGCCGGAATCCACAAAACGGCAACAAATAGCCTGGATAGGGCGTTCGGAGGGTTCGGAAGTCCATTTCAGCATTGATGGCCAGCCCGAAGAAGAACTTATCGCTTTCACAACTCGTGTCGATACCCTATTTGGAACAACTTATATAGCAGTTGCTCCAGAGCATCCTATTTTAAGTAAGATTGTTACAAAAGAACACGCATCCTCTGTAAACGCGTATGTTGAGCAAGCCAAGAGCAAATCGGATTTAAATAGAACTGATTTAGCCAAGGATAAAAGCGGAGAGTTCACCGGAAGTTACGCAATTAACCCTATTAATAACGCACGGATCCCTATTTGGGTAGCAGACTATGTTTTGATGAGCTACGGTACCGGTGTCGTCATGGGCGTACCGGCACACGATGACCGAGATTATGAGTTTACACAAAAATTCAATTTACCCGTCATTCAAGTACTTGAAGAAGAAGGGCAAACCATTCCCTTCAAGACAACGAAAGGCAAGTTGATCCATTCCGGTCCATTCGACGGATTAAGCATAGAGGAAGGTAAAAAACAGATCACCGAAGCGTTAGTTAAAAACGGACATGGCCGCTTCATGGTGAACTACAAACTGCGTGATTGGCTCTTCTCCCGCCAGCGCTACTGGGGCGAACCTTTCCCCATTATTTGGTTTGATGAAGCAAGTTTCCAACAATTAAGCAAATACAAGGATTCTCCTTTCCAGGAATTCATGCCAAAAGAAAGCGTACAATACACGCAAAATGGCAAAGTGCTTTATGCGATTCCATTACCGCGAATGCAGTTGCCATTACTCCTTCCAGAAGTGGAGTCTTACAAACCATCCGGAACAGGTGAAAGCCCGCTTGCGCATGCGGAATCTTGGTTAAACGTTTGGGTAAACCTCAAGACAGGCGAAATCATTTCCTCTGAGCAACAAAAGCCAGAAGGTGAAGCATGGGTTGCCGCGACTCGTGAAACGAATACAATGCCGCAATGGGCAGGTTCCTGTTGGTACTATTTACGCTACTTAGACCCAAGGAATAATGAAGGGTTGGTTGATAAAAAACTAGAAGATTATTGGAAGATGCCAGATCTCTACGTTGGCGGCGCTGAACATGCGGTGCTTCACCTCTTATACGCACGCTTTTGGCATCAGGTTTTATTCGATCTTGGAATTGTTTCCGATAAAGAACCTTTCAAGCGACTTGTTCACCAAGGCATTATTCTAGGTGAAATGGAATACACGGCCTATTATAACGCCTCTGGAGAGCCTGTTTCTGATCAATTTAGACAGGATAATGATACCGATTCTCGTACCGGAGAATTATTAGAAGCACGCCGTGTATCAGAAGACATGGTTGAGAAAAAAGGCGAACACTTTGTCCTAAAAGGACATCCGGACGTGCGTGTAGATGGCCGCTGCTACAAGATGTCAAAAAGCAGAGGGAACGTTGTTAACCCGGATCAAATTATTGCTGAGTATGGAGCCGATTCCCTTCGCCTATATGAAATGTTCTTAGGACCTTTAGAAGCGATGAAACCCTGGAATACGAAAGGGATTGAAGGCGTTGTGCGTTTCTTACGCAAAACCTGGCGAGTTTATATTGATCAAGAAGGCGCGATCAATAAAACGATTCAAGAGAATATAAAAGAATCGGAAGAAACGGATCAATTGCTACATGCCACGATTAAGAAGGTAACGGATGATATAGAAGCTTTGCGCTTCAATACTGCAATCTCTCAGATGATGGTCTTCACCAACCACTTACAAAAGGCAAAATTCATAGCAAAAGAGACAGCAGAGCAGTATCTTCAATTGATTGCACCCTTTGCTCCCCACTTTGCTGAAGAACTTTGGGAACGCTTAGGTAATAAGCCTAGTATCGTTAATGCGCCTTGGCCAACCTTTGAAGCTGGTAAATTGGAAAGTAACGAAGCTAAAGTTATCATACAAGTAAACGGAAAACTTCGCGGTGAAATACTCGTTACTAAAGGAACGGCACAGGGTGATGTTTTAGCAAAAGTTAAAGCTCTTGAAAAGGTTGCTATTGTATTGGAGGGGAAGACGATTGTGAAAGAAATTTACGTACCGGAAAAAATTGTCAATTTGGTCGTAAAATAG
- a CDS encoding dephospho-CoA kinase yields MMIGITGNIGSGKSTAAQLFAKYGFVIIDSDNIVHDLLRHDPEVIKAVKSHFSAAILNSEMNIDRKKLGDIVFNNEEDLKFLEQLLHPKVRAHWLELAKQSPQQKYIVEVPLLFEKGYEADFDKTICVIADEESTHSRLSKRGLSVSEMNLRLSKFLSIDEKMKRADIVLFNNSTLDILKEQVDLCVNHIINK; encoded by the coding sequence ATGATGATCGGCATCACAGGCAACATCGGTTCAGGGAAATCTACTGCAGCACAGTTGTTTGCCAAATATGGTTTCGTCATAATTGATAGTGACAACATTGTCCATGATCTGCTCAGACACGATCCTGAAGTAATTAAAGCGGTAAAATCCCATTTCAGTGCTGCCATACTGAATAGCGAAATGAATATCGATCGAAAAAAATTAGGCGATATTGTTTTTAATAATGAGGAAGATTTGAAGTTCCTGGAACAACTCCTTCATCCTAAAGTGCGCGCGCATTGGCTTGAATTAGCTAAACAAAGCCCGCAGCAGAAGTATATTGTGGAAGTGCCCTTGCTGTTTGAGAAAGGCTACGAAGCCGATTTTGATAAAACAATTTGTGTCATTGCGGATGAAGAATCAACCCACAGCCGCCTCAGTAAAAGGGGATTGAGTGTGTCAGAAATGAATTTGAGGCTCAGTAAATTTTTGTCCATTGATGAAAAGATGAAGCGGGCAGATATTGTGCTCTTCAATAATAGCACGCTGGATATATTGAAGGAGCAAGTAGACTTATGCGTAAATCATATTATCAATAAATGA
- a CDS encoding 1,4-dihydroxy-2-naphthoyl-CoA synthase, producing MDWKIVRDFEDIIYEKADGMAKVTINRPHKRNAFRPQTVNELILAFLDAREDPSIGVILLTGKGPHEDGKYAFCSGGDQSVRGQSGYVDGHGVPRLNVLDLQKIIRSIPKVVIALVAGYAIGGGHVLHVICDLTIAADNAIFGQTGPKVGSFDGGFGSSYLARIVGQKKAREIWYLCRQYNAQEALDMGLVNKVVPIDQLESEGIQWAQEILEKSPLAIRCVKAAMNADCDGQSGIQELAGNATLLFYQTEEGSEGKKAFLEKRKPNYRSYDWLP from the coding sequence ATGGACTGGAAAATTGTACGCGACTTTGAAGACATCATTTACGAAAAGGCTGATGGTATGGCCAAGGTCACCATCAATCGCCCTCACAAGCGCAACGCCTTTCGCCCTCAAACGGTTAATGAATTGATTTTAGCATTTCTAGATGCACGAGAAGATCCCAGCATAGGTGTCATTCTGCTTACCGGTAAAGGCCCGCATGAGGACGGGAAATACGCCTTTTGCTCTGGGGGGGACCAATCCGTACGTGGCCAATCCGGCTATGTAGACGGTCACGGTGTTCCGCGCCTCAATGTCCTGGATCTTCAAAAAATTATCCGCAGTATCCCGAAAGTGGTTATAGCACTTGTAGCAGGTTACGCGATTGGGGGAGGCCATGTCCTCCATGTGATATGTGATCTTACGATCGCCGCAGATAATGCCATTTTTGGCCAGACAGGCCCCAAGGTCGGCAGCTTCGATGGGGGATTTGGTTCCAGTTATTTGGCAAGAATTGTTGGCCAAAAGAAAGCACGTGAAATTTGGTACCTCTGCCGTCAATACAATGCCCAAGAGGCTCTCGATATGGGCTTGGTCAATAAAGTTGTCCCAATTGATCAGCTGGAATCAGAGGGTATTCAATGGGCTCAGGAAATTTTAGAAAAAAGCCCACTTGCTATCCGTTGTGTGAAAGCTGCCATGAATGCGGATTGTGATGGTCAATCGGGTATTCAGGAACTCGCTGGCAATGCTACACTCTTGTTTTACCAGACGGAGGAGGGGTCCGAAGGAAAAAAAGCTTTCTTAGAAAAACGCAAACCCAACTACCGATCTTATGATTGGCTCCCTTAA
- a CDS encoding 2-succinyl-5-enolpyruvyl-6-hydroxy-3-cyclohexene-1-carboxylic-acid synthase produces MLAAGIAVETLFRLGVNSAVIAPGSRSAPFAIALASHKGIETIPVLDERSAAFFALGLAKRNRQPIILLCSSGTAAANFYPAIVEASISNVPLIVITADRPQEMRDCRSRQTIDQVKLYAHYPRWQHELSVPELSEDYLKYLRQTLSHAVNTALWPHSGPVHINAPFKDPLEPTVDKRCQAFVKSVNFADFFNHLSPQPDYRTLISPIASQSLQTELSNFKKGIIVVGQYQCVKAEDAQAFVHAIANISKALQWPVLADAHNSLRNFSEELPLLISNYDIVLRNPEVAEELIPEAVLSVGPLPTSKVLRKWLSSQNAKTWVLEENPVNVDDLHRNATHLHLSAETFANLLSQTSNASSDYASLWRNADTEVQHLLSAKLKQTDELFEGKWAYELSQLLPENANIFISSSMPVRDFEFFWQPNNQKILTYFNRGANGIDGTLSSALGVAHGNLNPTVLVTGDLALLYDTNGFLINNHFQGHLTILLINNNGGRIFENLPVAAHDVSFEKFFATPQFISFKNICTTYNVDYQLLESWEMLEDALKTFPNKGIRLLELPTDSKRDVPHRKALLNEVSQQLNLIQNQTSDI; encoded by the coding sequence ATGCTTGCTGCGGGTATTGCCGTGGAAACCTTGTTCCGTTTAGGGGTTAATTCAGCCGTTATTGCCCCTGGTTCCCGTTCGGCTCCTTTCGCTATAGCACTTGCTTCACATAAGGGAATTGAGACGATTCCTGTATTAGATGAACGGTCTGCGGCATTCTTTGCGCTGGGGCTAGCAAAACGCAACAGGCAACCAATCATCCTTCTATGCAGTTCCGGCACAGCAGCAGCGAATTTTTATCCTGCAATAGTTGAGGCAAGTATCAGTAACGTTCCTTTAATTGTAATCACCGCGGATCGCCCTCAAGAAATGAGAGATTGCCGTTCTCGACAAACAATTGATCAGGTAAAACTCTATGCTCATTACCCGCGTTGGCAGCATGAGCTTTCTGTACCTGAGCTTTCCGAAGATTATTTAAAGTACTTACGCCAAACATTATCCCACGCCGTAAATACTGCACTTTGGCCTCACTCTGGCCCTGTCCACATCAACGCGCCTTTTAAGGATCCATTAGAACCCACAGTTGATAAGCGGTGTCAGGCATTTGTGAAATCCGTCAACTTCGCTGATTTCTTCAATCACTTATCGCCTCAACCGGATTATCGTACTCTAATAAGCCCTATTGCCTCTCAGTCTCTTCAAACCGAATTATCCAACTTCAAAAAGGGGATCATTGTTGTTGGCCAGTATCAATGTGTAAAGGCTGAGGATGCTCAAGCATTTGTCCACGCAATTGCTAATATCAGCAAAGCGCTACAATGGCCTGTTTTAGCAGATGCGCATAATTCGCTTCGCAATTTCTCGGAAGAACTTCCGCTATTGATATCAAATTACGATATCGTGTTGCGTAATCCTGAAGTTGCTGAAGAGCTTATTCCTGAGGCGGTGTTAAGTGTAGGCCCGCTGCCAACAAGTAAGGTTCTTAGAAAATGGCTTTCCTCTCAAAATGCGAAAACTTGGGTGTTGGAGGAAAATCCTGTTAATGTTGATGACTTGCATCGCAATGCGACACATCTTCATCTTTCTGCTGAGACATTTGCCAACCTTCTTTCTCAAACTTCGAATGCGTCTTCAGACTATGCCTCTCTTTGGCGGAATGCCGATACAGAAGTCCAACACTTGCTATCAGCGAAATTGAAGCAAACTGATGAGCTCTTTGAAGGTAAATGGGCTTACGAGCTCTCGCAATTACTTCCAGAAAACGCAAATATCTTTATTTCAAGCAGCATGCCGGTGCGTGATTTCGAGTTCTTTTGGCAACCTAATAATCAGAAAATTTTGACTTATTTCAATCGCGGAGCAAACGGCATAGATGGCACACTTTCATCAGCTCTCGGTGTTGCTCATGGAAACCTAAATCCCACAGTCCTCGTAACGGGAGATTTAGCGCTCCTTTACGATACCAATGGTTTTCTGATCAATAATCATTTCCAAGGTCATTTAACCATTCTTCTGATCAACAACAATGGTGGCCGCATATTTGAAAACTTGCCAGTTGCAGCCCATGATGTTTCCTTTGAAAAATTCTTCGCAACGCCTCAGTTTATTTCATTTAAAAATATTTGCACGACTTATAACGTGGACTACCAGTTGTTAGAAAGCTGGGAAATGCTTGAAGATGCCTTGAAAACTTTCCCAAATAAAGGCATAAGATTACTGGAATTACCAACGGATAGCAAACGGGATGTCCCTCATCGCAAGGCTTTGCTAAACGAGGTCAGCCAACAACTCAATTTAATTCAAAACCAAACCTCTGATATTTAA
- a CDS encoding DNA-binding protein, whose amino-acid sequence MNKGELIEEVQKKLGKACTKAEAERAVNAVLEAIKNGVKKDKLVALTGFGSFLVKKRAARNGVNPQTGEKIKIKASKTVGFKAGKNLKEVA is encoded by the coding sequence ATGAATAAAGGTGAATTAATCGAAGAAGTACAAAAAAAACTGGGTAAGGCCTGCACAAAAGCGGAAGCAGAACGTGCAGTGAATGCTGTTCTTGAGGCTATCAAGAATGGTGTTAAAAAAGATAAGCTAGTGGCTCTAACCGGCTTTGGCTCGTTCTTAGTAAAGAAACGTGCTGCAAGAAACGGTGTGAATCCACAAACAGGTGAGAAAATCAAAATCAAAGCTTCTAAGACAGTTGGTTTCAAAGCCGGCAAGAATCTTAAGGAAGTTGCTTAA
- a CDS encoding 5-(carboxyamino)imidazole ribonucleotide mutase, translating to MAPTNKNEEKGAIVGIVMGSNSDWEIMKHAADKLEKFGISHECKVISAHRTPKLAIEYAENAESRGLKMIIAGAGCAAHLAGVVAANTALPVLGVPLASGALNGIDALYSTVQMPAGVPVATFAIGKAGAINAALCAVSILALGDLSLKEKLFIFRQKQTEKAMAQELK from the coding sequence ATGGCACCAACGAATAAAAATGAAGAAAAAGGCGCAATTGTAGGGATTGTGATGGGCAGCAACTCCGACTGGGAAATTATGAAGCATGCGGCTGATAAGCTGGAAAAATTTGGTATATCACATGAATGCAAGGTCATTAGTGCGCACCGAACGCCCAAATTGGCAATTGAGTATGCTGAAAATGCGGAATCCAGAGGACTGAAAATGATTATTGCCGGAGCCGGCTGCGCGGCTCACCTAGCTGGTGTCGTGGCTGCCAATACCGCATTGCCAGTCCTAGGAGTTCCCCTGGCCTCTGGCGCTTTAAATGGCATAGATGCCCTTTACTCCACAGTACAGATGCCTGCAGGGGTTCCCGTAGCAACCTTTGCGATTGGGAAAGCAGGAGCAATAAACGCGGCCTTATGCGCTGTGTCTATCTTGGCTCTGGGAGATCTATCATTAAAAGAAAAACTCTTCATATTCCGGCAGAAGCA